A portion of the Acidobacteriota bacterium genome contains these proteins:
- a CDS encoding DUF481 domain-containing protein, producing the protein MKKTGLLVALVLSGLSLPASADALDVDGYRFNAGISWLSTTGNSESSSFGLASNYERKQGDWRYLLIAGALEASEGGETVAEAFTLGGRASRLIRDRLSITGGILGEQNRFAGIDFRSTVDLGADWRAIDREDWSVNAIAAATYNMEELTDGSDQEYAGALLAVRSVWDLSETASSEQSIRFEPNFDDTDDYRIDAQVGLKADLTGLLALKVSYGLRYDAVPVPGFESTDTIATASVVFELERLAGGGVE; encoded by the coding sequence ATGAAGAAAACAGGACTGCTCGTCGCACTCGTTTTGAGCGGCCTGTCGCTGCCCGCTTCGGCGGACGCGCTCGACGTGGATGGATATCGCTTCAACGCCGGCATCTCCTGGCTGTCGACGACGGGAAACAGCGAATCCTCGTCGTTCGGGCTTGCCTCCAACTACGAGCGGAAGCAGGGTGACTGGCGCTATCTGCTGATCGCGGGAGCTCTCGAGGCGAGCGAAGGAGGGGAGACGGTCGCGGAAGCGTTCACTCTCGGAGGACGGGCGTCGAGGCTGATCCGGGACCGGCTTTCGATCACCGGCGGTATTCTCGGGGAACAGAACCGGTTCGCCGGGATCGATTTTCGCTCGACTGTCGACCTCGGGGCCGACTGGCGCGCGATCGATCGCGAGGACTGGTCGGTGAATGCCATTGCGGCGGCGACGTACAACATGGAGGAGCTGACCGACGGATCGGACCAGGAGTACGCCGGGGCGCTCCTCGCCGTCAGAAGCGTGTGGGATCTGTCGGAAACGGCCAGCTCGGAACAGTCCATCAGATTCGAGCCGAACTTCGATGATACCGACGACTACAGAATCGACGCCCAGGTCGGCCTGAAGGCGGACCTGACCGGCTTGCTGGCGTTGAAGGTGTCGTACGGCCTCCGATACGACGCGGTGCCCGTGCCCGGTTTCGAGAGCACCGATACGATTGCGACCGCATCGGTCGTATTCGAGCTCGAGCGGCTCGCCGGGGGAGGCGTGGAATGA